From a region of the Arachis ipaensis cultivar K30076 chromosome B09, Araip1.1, whole genome shotgun sequence genome:
- the LOC107615540 gene encoding uncharacterized protein LOC107615540, with protein sequence MAAMANLVNTMEANAAAILHAVQRLGQPAGNRNGDRNGNDNAEGNGDNMGRAPMTLATFLKVHPPSFRGSTNPTEANNWFQAMEHALQAQHILNNQYVEFAAYQLLGQAQHWWQGECRLLQLQNADIPWDVFQTAFYKKYFPEFARAVKEMELIQLKQCSLSVADYTNQFEELYRFSRVCQGAPESYESWKCIKYQRGLKDNIMTAVAPLEIRIFSNLVNKARVVEEYPKMVASSKDTHGGNTSQRRCKYFQPSGQSFKRGGHAPQGQGGFRKNAYDQYQRGKGRGNQSKVYPDLIYDRCGHFHPYDSYKIGICGCFNCGLPGHIVRDCTQTKNPNAGQHQGRVFAVNAKDAPKADPLMRGNCLIGDNILVVLYDTGASHSFISFAKVEELGLKVSELAFELHVHTPHQTIMTRSGVRQVGFKPKGRDFVHDLICLPMVILEMILGFDWSSKNRVLLDCFER encoded by the coding sequence ATGGCGGCAATGGCTAATCTTGTGAACACCATGGAGGCTAATGCTGCTGCGATTCTGCATgctgtgcagaggttaggccaaccggcTGGAAACAGAAATGGAGACAGAAATGGGAATGACAATGCTGAAGGGAATGGTGATAACATGGGACGTGCTCCAATGACCTTGGCTacttttctcaaggttcatccgccaaGTTTCAGAGGTTCAACCAACCCTACAGAAGCGAATAACTGGTTCCAGGCCATGGAGCATGCTTTACAAGCACAGCATATTCTGAATAACCAATATGTAGAATTTGCTGCCTATCAGCTTCTTGGACAGGcccagcattggtggcaaggagaatGCCGCTTGCTACAGCTTCAGAATGCTGATATCCCTTGGGATGTATTCCAGAcggccttctacaagaagtactttcctgaGTTTGCAAGGGCAGTGAAGGAGATGGAACTTATACAGCTGAAGCAATGTTCCTTGTCTGTGGCAGACTACACTAACCAATTTGAGGAGCTCTATAGATTCTCTAGGGTGTGTCAGGGTGCCCCGGAGAGCTACGAGAGCTGGAAATGTATTAAGTATCAAAGGGGTTTGAAGGACAACATcatgactgctgtggctccttTGGAGATTCGTATTTTCTCCAATCTGGTGAACAAGGCTAGAGTTGTGGAGGAATATCCAAAGATGGTAGCCTCGTCAAAGGACACTCATGGAGGAAACACTAGTCAGAGACGTTGCAAGTACTTTCAGCCGAGCGGGCAAAGTTTTAagagaggaggacatgcgcctcaAGGTCAAGGAGGCTTCAGAAAGAACGCTTATGATCAGTACCAACGTGGCAAAGGAAGAGGGAATCAGAGTAAGGTTTATCCAGATTTAATTTATGATCGTTGTGGACACTTTCATCCATATGACTCTTACAAGATTGGTATATGTGGTTGCTTCAACTGTGGCCTTCCTGGTCATATTGTGAGGGATTGCACTCAAACGAAGAACCCGAATGCGGGTCAGCACCAAGGACGAGTATTTGCTGTGAACGCCAAGGATGCTCCTAAGGCGGATCCTCTGATGAGAGGTAACTGTTTAATTGGTGATAATATATTAGTTGTATTGTATGATACTGGAGCTTCACATTCATTTATTTCATTTGCTAAAGTTGAGGAACTAGGCTTGAAAGTGTCAGAATTAGCATTTGAGTtgcatgtacatactccgcatcAGACGATTATGACTAGGTCAGGTGTTAGGCAAGTAGGTTTCAAGCCTAAGGGTAGAGATTTTGTGCACGACTTGATTTGTTTACCAATGGTTATAttggagatgattttggggtttgattggtcATCAAAGAATCGagttttgttggattgctttgagcgGTAA